The Pseudomonas iranensis genome includes a window with the following:
- the fahA gene encoding fumarylacetoacetase gives MTQNSIPRSWVASANGHSDFPLQNLPLGVFSLNDCSPRAGVAIGAHIFDLQVALEAGLFDGVARSAVEAMHGGQLNAFFELGREARVALRERLIELFSEGSTLRGSIEAQGAKVLPLAADCQMHLPARISDYTDFYVGIEHAQNVGKLFRPDNPLLPNYKHVPIGYHGRASTVRASGTDVRRPKGQTLPAGQTEPVFGPCARLDYELELGIWIGQGNEMGEPIAIGDAAEHIAGFCLLNDWSARDIQAWEYQPLGPFLSKSFITSVSPWVVTAEALEPFRTAQPARPEGDPQPLPYLLDKRDQDGGAFDIELEVLLRTEAMREQNLPAHRLTLSNTRYMYWTVAQMVAHHSVNGCQLQAGDLFGSGTLSGPENGQFGSLLEITEGGKKPIELASGEVRKFLEDGDEIILRARCAREGFASIGFGECRGTVIAAR, from the coding sequence ATGACACAGAATTCCATCCCCCGCAGTTGGGTCGCTTCGGCCAACGGTCACAGCGATTTCCCCTTGCAGAATCTGCCGCTGGGCGTGTTCAGTCTCAACGATTGCAGCCCGCGCGCAGGCGTGGCGATCGGCGCGCACATCTTCGATTTGCAGGTGGCGCTTGAGGCTGGTCTGTTTGACGGCGTCGCACGCAGTGCGGTGGAAGCCATGCATGGCGGACAGTTGAACGCGTTCTTCGAACTTGGCCGTGAGGCGCGGGTGGCCCTGCGCGAACGCCTGATCGAACTGTTCAGTGAAGGCAGTACCCTGCGCGGCAGCATCGAAGCGCAAGGCGCGAAAGTCTTGCCACTGGCTGCCGATTGCCAGATGCACCTGCCGGCGCGAATCAGCGATTACACCGACTTCTACGTCGGCATCGAGCACGCGCAGAACGTCGGCAAACTGTTCCGTCCGGATAACCCGCTGTTGCCGAACTACAAGCACGTGCCGATCGGTTACCACGGTCGCGCTTCCACAGTGCGAGCGTCCGGCACCGACGTGCGCCGGCCGAAAGGCCAGACGCTGCCGGCCGGCCAGACCGAACCGGTCTTCGGCCCTTGCGCACGTCTGGATTACGAACTGGAACTGGGCATCTGGATCGGCCAGGGCAATGAGATGGGCGAGCCGATTGCCATCGGTGACGCTGCCGAGCACATCGCCGGTTTCTGCCTGCTCAACGACTGGTCGGCGCGGGATATCCAAGCCTGGGAATACCAGCCACTCGGCCCATTTCTGTCGAAAAGCTTCATCACCAGTGTTTCGCCCTGGGTGGTGACAGCCGAAGCGCTCGAGCCGTTCCGCACGGCACAACCGGCGCGTCCTGAAGGTGATCCGCAGCCGTTGCCCTATCTGCTCGACAAGCGTGATCAGGACGGCGGCGCCTTCGACATCGAACTGGAAGTGCTGCTGCGTACCGAAGCCATGCGCGAGCAGAACCTTCCGGCCCATCGCCTGACCCTGAGCAACACCCGCTACATGTACTGGACCGTCGCGCAAATGGTCGCGCACCACAGCGTCAACGGTTGCCAGTTGCAGGCCGGTGACTTGTTCGGTTCGGGCACTTTGTCCGGCCCGGAAAACGGCCAGTTCGGCAGCCTGCTGGAGATCACTGAGGGCGGTAAGAAACCGATCGAACTGGCCTCCGGCGAGGTACGCAAGTTCCTTGAGGACGGTGACGAAATCATCCTGCGCGCTCGCTGCGCCCGCGAAGGTTTTGCCTCGATCGGCTTCGGCGAATGTCGCGGCACCGTGATCGCTGCGCGCTGA
- a CDS encoding DUF3509 domain-containing protein produces MDNPFQIITDAFAPDYQINLSIQGLDGSIMLTLSNAGRIVAKRMISAEQRNDPERLKRLVQSIQFGIAIEQGHSAMSILEAMTSGAGLTPPPPRVKGQPGQAAGL; encoded by the coding sequence ATGGACAACCCATTTCAAATCATTACCGATGCCTTCGCGCCGGACTATCAGATCAATCTGAGCATTCAGGGCCTGGACGGCAGCATCATGCTGACCCTGTCCAACGCCGGCCGCATCGTGGCCAAGCGCATGATCAGTGCCGAACAGCGCAACGATCCCGAGCGTTTGAAACGGCTGGTACAAAGCATCCAGTTCGGCATCGCCATCGAACAGGGCCACAGCGCCATGTCGATTCTCGAAGCCATGACCAGCGGCGCCGGGCTCACCCCGCCACCGCCACGGGTCAAAGGCCAGCCCGGCCAGGCGGCGGGCCTTTAG
- a CDS encoding dermonecrotic toxin domain-containing protein: protein MVKLYKSLMRGFFGEQVTWPEEWEKATQAKTDLFKIIDSMPSVLDILRNILEGELKRLGKTVDIDKVYINTNPAFPADENRPSGTLWDVTVHCLNNNVSPAYIMGGDGVFFLPDTFSEQFRVQALNTIVVEDLIAAVTAGLDKTLRAEIAKFWAAPAKPVHADNAPLSNKQAFIEAYAVVTGAELSLSVMANNFDAWLGERFAHLLDADGGRAAFEVRLQPEQDYQLSRQPCFVLDNAERADAEMPLVNESTSYLLHTPENGFEFFEKNIDLHSKLQQRLSLGGDQIRYLKAAQSPHVFCVETHLKGQLESVSVLIGGQEQLAKPLTSMLQDNQGLHVLRYGIETRFYLLWAALKRTDWPLWLHAAGSDMQQRYSELEESRDQYQAVYSNTFDECFSFKDYVVRTFAEWADRVLGEQLDPESISVHSSYSLQIAGRTIEQEETRTLTEFLVFGLHDTGYKATLTIIGAPAGSRLTAVALEQWLENRNLRLEFTGSLAYSPSVAYQEAYRNYLFSQMEFAAFVARHSGKLDSTDANIIARAMANDPAVTVQGMRIRSQVPALKEVLIISAREYVPSLMLIKTPAGEFELHKFADIYAANRWLESALSADREYAALLIHPDYLHEAGELLGSARTQLSYRYTLDSRPVDLGLNPKAQLADYANAAYRAEVALHKAIAPAGYRALGFEGRKRYSRLSTEFKALSMVDARDNGFPTFEQFTYDSVKAQIEDILRSRGSNVSVNPDQIIVQTEDFRKSVTDVLLEGLAFEAAHPSYETKFSPKYYLVNGHPIVEKLDIRDLSSLSKTFRPGDRYTAMLKEQYQNKAHPDYSFKRAVHARKIRCEMYRNAFADFTNGRLSTESFSAVQRVIDNLKESGGYQSVGTSTGEGDIGLYKFNIGTLGLTAAGDRTVGGVYIFRLRLSSGFFDLLYTPDAPDQVSFRPIAEFIPSIRFREGPFRTYYSDRILLIDQKVINDYFDNLVATVDARPVIRTQQRSLLPDLFTFHDERVRRVLSDIDERTTSLNEIIAGVVYENLLKAANIVSLLVPPVGTVVVAVQVMKSIYDASQSHRRGDYSAALGHVQDVLSGLLTLGQAAAAGAPAKELTRAQRSFLSLFEDARTVAELVTYYTGHEDPADELIGFFKSLMQEGDSALSKTTVR from the coding sequence GTGGTCAAGTTATATAAAAGTTTGATGCGTGGTTTTTTCGGTGAGCAGGTTACCTGGCCCGAAGAGTGGGAAAAGGCAACGCAGGCAAAAACAGATTTGTTCAAGATCATTGATTCCATGCCGAGCGTGCTGGATATTCTGCGCAACATCCTTGAAGGTGAATTGAAGCGTCTGGGCAAAACAGTTGATATCGACAAGGTCTATATCAATACGAATCCTGCTTTTCCTGCCGATGAAAATCGGCCCTCGGGCACTCTTTGGGATGTCACGGTCCATTGTCTGAATAACAATGTCAGCCCCGCTTACATCATGGGCGGTGATGGAGTGTTTTTTCTGCCGGATACGTTCAGTGAGCAATTCAGAGTCCAGGCGCTCAATACCATTGTTGTCGAAGATCTGATCGCTGCTGTAACTGCCGGACTGGACAAAACACTGCGAGCCGAGATCGCAAAGTTCTGGGCTGCGCCAGCGAAACCCGTCCATGCCGACAATGCACCGCTGTCGAACAAACAGGCTTTTATAGAAGCCTATGCGGTGGTCACCGGTGCAGAGTTGTCGCTGTCGGTCATGGCCAACAATTTTGACGCTTGGTTGGGCGAGCGATTCGCTCATCTGCTCGACGCAGATGGCGGTCGCGCAGCGTTTGAAGTCAGGCTGCAACCTGAACAGGATTACCAGCTGTCCCGTCAGCCTTGTTTCGTTCTGGACAACGCCGAGCGTGCGGATGCAGAAATGCCGCTGGTGAATGAGTCAACCTCTTATCTCCTGCATACGCCGGAAAACGGCTTTGAATTTTTTGAAAAAAATATCGATCTGCATAGCAAACTTCAGCAGCGACTGTCCCTGGGTGGAGACCAGATCCGGTATCTGAAAGCCGCGCAAAGTCCTCACGTCTTTTGTGTCGAGACTCACCTCAAGGGTCAGCTTGAAAGTGTTTCAGTCTTGATCGGTGGCCAGGAACAACTGGCCAAACCGCTGACTTCCATGCTGCAGGACAATCAAGGCCTGCACGTGCTGCGTTACGGCATCGAAACCCGCTTCTATCTGCTTTGGGCTGCATTGAAACGCACCGATTGGCCGCTATGGCTGCATGCCGCAGGTAGCGATATGCAACAACGCTATAGCGAGCTTGAAGAGTCGCGGGATCAATACCAGGCTGTCTACTCAAACACGTTCGATGAATGTTTTTCATTCAAGGATTATGTAGTGCGCACATTCGCCGAATGGGCGGACAGGGTACTTGGTGAACAACTGGATCCGGAATCAATCAGTGTCCATAGCTCGTATAGTCTGCAAATTGCCGGACGGACCATCGAACAGGAAGAAACCCGGACGCTGACGGAATTTCTTGTTTTCGGTCTGCACGACACGGGTTACAAAGCGACTCTGACTATCATCGGCGCTCCCGCCGGAAGTCGGCTGACGGCAGTAGCGCTTGAGCAGTGGCTGGAAAATCGTAACCTGCGGCTGGAATTTACCGGCAGTCTTGCATACTCGCCCTCGGTGGCTTATCAAGAGGCTTATCGCAACTATCTCTTCAGTCAGATGGAGTTCGCGGCTTTTGTTGCTCGCCACTCCGGGAAACTGGATTCCACTGATGCGAATATCATCGCGCGGGCCATGGCCAATGATCCTGCGGTGACCGTTCAGGGAATGCGAATCCGATCCCAGGTGCCGGCGTTGAAAGAGGTTCTGATCATTTCGGCCCGAGAATATGTACCGTCGCTGATGTTGATCAAAACGCCTGCCGGTGAATTCGAGCTGCATAAATTTGCCGATATCTATGCGGCAAACCGCTGGCTGGAGTCGGCGTTGTCCGCCGATCGTGAGTACGCTGCATTGCTGATCCATCCGGACTATCTGCACGAAGCGGGTGAGTTGCTCGGCAGCGCTCGCACACAACTGAGCTATCGCTATACGCTCGATAGCCGACCGGTTGATCTCGGTCTGAATCCCAAAGCACAGCTGGCTGATTACGCAAATGCCGCTTACCGCGCCGAAGTTGCCTTGCACAAGGCCATTGCACCGGCCGGTTATCGGGCGCTTGGCTTCGAGGGCCGCAAACGCTATTCGCGTTTGAGCACCGAATTCAAGGCACTGTCCATGGTTGATGCGCGAGACAATGGTTTTCCGACATTCGAGCAATTCACTTATGACTCGGTGAAAGCTCAGATCGAAGACATTTTGCGTTCGCGTGGCAGTAACGTTTCGGTCAATCCCGACCAGATCATTGTGCAAACCGAAGACTTTCGTAAGAGCGTTACCGACGTTTTGCTTGAAGGACTCGCTTTTGAAGCGGCGCATCCGTCCTATGAAACGAAATTCAGCCCGAAATACTATTTGGTCAATGGCCATCCCATCGTTGAAAAACTGGATATCCGCGACCTGTCCTCGCTGTCGAAAACGTTCCGTCCCGGCGACAGATATACCGCGATGCTCAAAGAGCAATATCAGAACAAGGCGCATCCTGATTACTCATTCAAACGCGCTGTACACGCCCGGAAAATCCGCTGTGAGATGTACCGCAATGCGTTTGCCGACTTTACCAACGGCAGATTATCGACGGAGTCTTTCTCTGCTGTCCAAAGGGTTATCGATAACCTGAAAGAAAGTGGCGGTTATCAGTCGGTAGGGACCAGCACCGGCGAAGGCGACATCGGGCTGTATAAATTCAACATCGGCACGCTGGGTCTGACAGCTGCCGGGGACCGTACAGTTGGCGGCGTTTATATTTTTCGATTGAGGTTATCGTCAGGTTTCTTTGACTTGCTCTATACGCCTGACGCGCCGGATCAAGTCAGCTTCCGGCCGATCGCTGAGTTCATTCCTTCGATTCGTTTTCGAGAAGGCCCGTTCAGGACCTACTACAGCGATCGGATACTGCTGATTGACCAGAAAGTGATCAATGATTACTTCGATAATCTGGTTGCAACGGTTGATGCTCGACCGGTCATTCGCACGCAGCAGCGTTCGTTACTGCCCGATCTGTTCACTTTCCACGACGAGCGAGTGCGCCGTGTATTGAGTGACATCGACGAACGGACCACCAGTCTCAACGAAATAATCGCCGGTGTGGTTTATGAAAACCTGTTGAAGGCCGCAAACATTGTCAGCCTGCTGGTGCCCCCCGTAGGCACTGTGGTGGTGGCTGTGCAGGTGATGAAAAGCATTTACGACGCGTCGCAGTCGCACCGACGGGGTGATTATTCCGCCGCGCTGGGGCATGTGCAGGATGTATTGAGCGGACTGCTGACATTGGGTCAGGCTGCAGCGGCGGGGGCGCCGGCTAAAGAACTTACCCGTGCGCAACGCTCCTTTCTAAGTCTGTTTGAAGACGCCCGCACGGTCGCGGAACTCGTAACGTATTACACCGGCCATGAAGACCCCGCCGATGAGCTGATCGGGTTCTTCAAGTCACTGATGCAAGAGGGTGACAGCGCATTGAGCAAGACCACGGTGCGGTGA
- the hmgA gene encoding homogentisate 1,2-dioxygenase — translation MNLDSTAQDLVYQSGFGNEFSTEALPGALPVGQNSPQKAPYGLYTELFSGTAFTMPRSEARRTWMYRIQPSANHPAFVKLERQLAGGPLGEVTPNRLRWNPLELPTEPTDFIDGLVSMAANAGAEKPSGISIYNYTANRSMERVFFNADGEMLLVPQLGRLRIATELGVLEVAPLEIVVLPRGLKFRVELLDPQARGYLAENHGAPLRLPDLGPIGSNGLANPRDFLTPVAAYENLQQPTTLVQKFLGQLWATELNHSPLNVVAWHGNNVPYKYDLRRFNTIGTVSFDHPDPSIFTVLTSPTSVHGLANLDFVIFPPRWMVAENTFRPPWFHRNLMNEFMGLIQGEYDAKAEGFVPGGASLHSCMSAHGPDGETCTRAINAELAPAKIDNTMAFMFETSQVLRPSRFALDCPQLQSSYDACWASLPATFDPTRR, via the coding sequence ATGAACCTCGATTCAACCGCGCAGGACCTGGTTTACCAGTCCGGCTTCGGCAACGAATTCAGCACTGAAGCGTTGCCCGGCGCGCTGCCCGTTGGCCAGAATTCCCCGCAAAAAGCCCCGTACGGCCTGTATACCGAATTGTTCTCCGGCACCGCGTTCACCATGCCGCGCAGCGAAGCGCGCCGCACCTGGATGTACCGGATTCAGCCATCGGCCAACCACCCGGCGTTCGTCAAACTGGAACGGCAACTGGCCGGCGGACCGTTGGGTGAAGTGACGCCCAATCGCCTGCGCTGGAATCCACTGGAGCTGCCGACCGAACCGACGGATTTCATTGATGGCCTGGTCAGCATGGCCGCCAACGCCGGCGCCGAGAAACCGTCCGGCATCAGCATTTATAACTACACCGCCAACCGTTCGATGGAACGGGTGTTCTTCAACGCTGACGGTGAAATGTTGCTGGTGCCGCAACTCGGTCGCCTGCGTATCGCCACCGAACTGGGCGTACTCGAAGTGGCGCCGCTGGAAATCGTCGTGCTGCCGCGTGGCCTGAAATTCCGCGTCGAATTGCTCGACCCGCAGGCACGCGGTTACCTCGCCGAGAACCATGGCGCGCCGCTGCGCCTGCCGGATCTGGGACCGATCGGCAGCAACGGTCTGGCCAATCCCCGGGATTTCCTTACCCCGGTCGCCGCCTACGAAAACCTGCAGCAACCGACGACTCTGGTGCAGAAATTCCTTGGCCAGTTGTGGGCCACCGAACTCAATCACTCACCGCTCAATGTGGTCGCCTGGCACGGCAACAACGTGCCGTACAAATACGACCTGCGCCGTTTCAATACAATCGGCACGGTGAGTTTCGATCATCCCGATCCTTCGATCTTCACCGTACTGACCTCGCCGACCAGCGTGCACGGTCTGGCCAACCTCGATTTCGTGATCTTCCCGCCGCGCTGGATGGTCGCCGAAAACACCTTCCGGCCACCTTGGTTCCACCGCAACCTGATGAACGAATTCATGGGCCTGATCCAGGGCGAATACGACGCCAAGGCTGAAGGCTTCGTGCCCGGCGGCGCTTCGTTGCACAGCTGCATGAGCGCCCATGGCCCGGACGGCGAGACCTGCACCCGGGCGATCAACGCCGAGCTTGCACCTGCAAAAATCGATAACACCATGGCCTTCATGTTCGAGACCAGCCAGGTGCTGCGCCCAAGCCGTTTCGCCCTCGACTGCCCTCAATTGCAATCCAGTTATGACGCTTGCTGGGCCTCGCTGCCCGCCACGTTCGACCCGACCCGGAGATAA
- a CDS encoding phosphate-starvation-inducible protein PsiE, translating to MKINWAEKLRRNVHQLAESLGNLFVETFHYLALFAIGAVTAWAAVMEFLGMLEVGHIKIDDILLLFIYLELGAMVGIYFKTNHMPVRFLIYVAITALTRLLISNVSHHNPPDMGIIYLCGGILLLAFAILVVRYASSQFPSVKIENPQRKIGTGSSEHPEVEKGEL from the coding sequence GTGAAAATAAACTGGGCCGAGAAACTGCGGCGTAACGTGCATCAACTGGCCGAGTCCCTGGGCAACCTGTTTGTCGAAACCTTCCACTATCTGGCGCTGTTCGCCATCGGTGCGGTGACGGCGTGGGCGGCGGTGATGGAGTTTCTCGGCATGCTCGAAGTCGGGCACATCAAGATTGATGACATTCTGTTGCTGTTCATCTATCTGGAATTGGGCGCGATGGTCGGGATTTATTTCAAGACCAACCACATGCCGGTGCGCTTCCTGATCTACGTGGCGATCACTGCACTGACGCGCCTGCTGATCTCCAACGTCTCGCACCACAACCCGCCGGACATGGGCATCATCTACCTGTGCGGCGGCATTCTGCTGCTGGCGTTTGCGATCCTGGTGGTGCGTTACGCTTCGTCGCAGTTCCCTTCGGTGAAGATCGAGAACCCGCAGCGCAAGATCGGCACGGGTTCCAGCGAACATCCTGAAGTGGAGAAGGGCGAACTCTAA
- a CDS encoding Glu/Leu/Phe/Val dehydrogenase family protein: MFALMQSTRLESLHLSVDPVTGLKAVIAIHDSRLGPALGGCRYLAYPNDESAVEDAIRLAQNMSYKAALAGLAQGGGVAVIVRPAHVENRAALFEAFGRCIEQLDGRYITAIDSGTSVADMDCIAQQTRHVTSTTSAGDPAPHAAMGVFTGIRATAMARLGSDNLEGLRIAIQGLGNVGYALAEQLHAAGAELLVSDIDHGKVQLAMEQLNAHPIANDALLSTPCDILAPCGLGGVLNSHSVSQLRCSAVAGSANNQLSHLDVADQLERRGILYAPDYVINAGGLIYVSLKHRGEELPTITAHLSKISSRLTEVFAHAQAEKRSPARVADELAEKVLYR; this comes from the coding sequence ATGTTCGCTCTCATGCAAAGCACTCGCCTGGAATCGCTGCACCTGAGCGTGGACCCGGTCACCGGGTTGAAGGCGGTCATTGCCATTCATGACAGTCGCCTGGGGCCAGCCCTGGGCGGGTGCCGTTACCTTGCCTATCCCAACGACGAATCTGCGGTCGAGGACGCCATTCGCCTGGCGCAAAACATGAGCTACAAAGCGGCGCTCGCCGGCCTTGCGCAGGGCGGCGGGGTGGCAGTGATCGTGCGCCCGGCCCATGTCGAGAATCGCGCCGCGTTGTTCGAGGCTTTCGGCCGTTGCATCGAGCAGCTCGACGGTCGATACATCACCGCCATCGACAGCGGTACTTCAGTGGCGGATATGGACTGCATTGCCCAACAGACGCGGCATGTCACCAGCACCACCTCGGCAGGCGACCCGGCACCGCATGCGGCCATGGGCGTGTTCACCGGCATTCGCGCTACGGCGATGGCGCGTCTGGGCAGCGACAACCTCGAAGGCCTGCGCATCGCGATTCAAGGGCTTGGCAATGTCGGTTATGCACTGGCCGAGCAACTGCACGCTGCCGGCGCCGAGTTGCTGGTCAGTGACATCGACCACGGCAAGGTGCAACTGGCGATGGAGCAGCTCAATGCTCACCCGATCGCCAACGACGCATTGCTCAGCACGCCTTGCGACATTCTTGCGCCTTGTGGGTTGGGCGGTGTGCTCAACAGTCACTCTGTGTCGCAACTGCGCTGTTCTGCTGTGGCCGGTTCGGCGAACAATCAACTTTCCCATCTGGATGTGGCGGATCAACTGGAACGGCGCGGGATTCTTTATGCGCCGGACTATGTGATCAATGCCGGCGGGCTTATTTACGTTTCGCTTAAACATCGTGGCGAGGAGTTGCCGACGATTACGGCGCATCTGTCGAAAATCAGTTCGCGGCTGACCGAAGTCTTTGCCCATGCTCAGGCGGAAAAACGTTCGCCGGCGCGGGTGGCGGATGAGTTGGCGGAAAAGGTTTTGTATCGCTGA
- a CDS encoding SirB1 family protein, with the protein MSARQRFFECLHRSPPALLEAALWISAEHDKALEPEAWLRTFKDLQLRVSYGLPMLPVSELAQPLLRRMVDLGFAQDDFLPLRPQAALLHRVLHTQRGQPLALALIALELAHGLEIPLVGVNFPGHFLLRVPGADHLLDPCGGRRLYPNDCRELLQRQYGPNMQLSAEHLLTATPVQMLQRLSRNLRQLHLTHDDHIAALIDAERVLELGDAKASDYMARASLYQRLDCPNAERFDLEHALLLSEDPIQRLRLTERLGHLPPNSVVH; encoded by the coding sequence ATGAGTGCGCGCCAACGCTTTTTCGAATGCCTGCATCGTTCACCGCCGGCCCTGCTGGAAGCTGCGCTGTGGATAAGTGCCGAGCACGACAAAGCCCTCGAGCCCGAGGCATGGTTGCGTACCTTCAAGGATCTGCAACTACGCGTCAGCTATGGCTTGCCGATGCTGCCGGTCAGCGAACTGGCGCAACCGTTGTTGCGGCGCATGGTCGATCTCGGTTTCGCACAGGATGATTTCCTGCCGCTGCGCCCGCAGGCGGCGCTGCTGCACCGCGTGTTGCACACCCAGCGCGGTCAGCCGCTGGCATTGGCGTTGATCGCACTGGAACTGGCGCATGGCCTCGAGATTCCTTTGGTCGGGGTCAACTTCCCCGGGCATTTCCTGTTGCGGGTACCCGGCGCCGACCACTTGCTCGACCCTTGCGGCGGGCGACGCTTGTATCCCAACGACTGTCGCGAACTGTTGCAACGCCAATACGGGCCGAACATGCAGCTCAGCGCCGAGCATCTGCTGACGGCCACGCCAGTGCAGATGCTGCAGCGTCTGTCACGCAACCTGCGCCAATTGCATCTGACCCACGACGATCACATCGCCGCGCTGATCGACGCAGAACGAGTGCTCGAACTGGGTGATGCGAAGGCCTCTGATTACATGGCCCGGGCCAGTCTGTATCAACGGCTGGATTGCCCGAACGCTGAACGCTTCGATCTGGAGCATGCGTTATTGCTCAGCGAAGACCCGATCCAGCGCCTGCGCCTGACCGAACGCCTCGGCCATCTGCCGCCGAACTCCGTCGTGCATTGA
- a CDS encoding IclR family transcriptional regulator has protein sequence MEKTSDSNGKQKVRSAEVGTDILKALAELSPSTSLSRLAEHVQMPASKVHRYLQALIASGFAEQNAATNHYGLGREALRVGLAALNSMDVLKVAALPLSELRDELNETCFLAVWGNQGATVVHIEPAVRAVTVVTQLGSVLPLLSSSTGLVFSAYLPHRETDDLREQEIAVAGHPLKDETAYAALCEQIRERGLHHVHGLLMPGVDALSAPVFNAVGQIAAVLTIVGPTSLFHADENGPAAQRLLAATRAVSWRMGYES, from the coding sequence ATGGAAAAAACCAGCGACAGCAACGGCAAACAGAAAGTCCGCTCCGCCGAGGTCGGCACCGACATCCTCAAGGCTTTGGCCGAGTTGTCACCGTCGACTTCGCTGTCGCGTCTGGCCGAACACGTGCAGATGCCGGCGAGCAAGGTGCATCGCTATCTGCAGGCGTTGATTGCTTCGGGATTTGCCGAACAGAACGCCGCCACCAATCATTACGGCCTCGGTCGCGAAGCGCTGCGGGTGGGCCTGGCCGCACTCAACAGCATGGACGTGCTGAAAGTCGCCGCCCTGCCGCTGTCCGAGTTGCGCGACGAACTCAACGAAACCTGCTTCCTCGCAGTGTGGGGCAATCAGGGCGCAACCGTGGTGCACATCGAACCAGCGGTGCGCGCGGTGACGGTGGTGACGCAATTGGGTTCGGTGCTGCCGCTGCTCAGTTCGTCCACCGGGCTGGTGTTCAGCGCTTACCTGCCGCATCGGGAAACCGACGACTTGCGTGAGCAGGAAATCGCTGTCGCGGGGCATCCGCTCAAGGATGAAACAGCCTATGCAGCGCTGTGTGAACAGATCCGCGAACGCGGTCTGCATCACGTGCATGGTTTGTTGATGCCGGGTGTGGATGCGCTTTCTGCGCCAGTGTTCAACGCGGTCGGACAGATCGCTGCGGTGCTGACCATCGTCGGCCCGACCTCGCTGTTCCACGCCGACGAAAACGGCCCGGCGGCGCAGCGGTTGTTGGCTGCGACGCGGGCCGTGAGTTGGCGCATGGGTTACGAAAGTTAA
- the maiA gene encoding maleylacetoacetate isomerase — protein sequence MDLYGYYRSTSSYRVRIALALKGLDYQALPVNLIAPSGGEHRQPAYLALNPQGRVPTLRTDDGALLIQSPAIIEYLEERYPQVPLLPDDLLARARVRGVAAVIGCDVHPLHNVSVLNRLRQSGQDEAQVVEWISHWISQGLATVERLIGDSGFCFGEWPCVADVYLIPQLYAAERFNVSLEAYPKICRVAALAAEHLAFIKAHPANQPDTP from the coding sequence ATGGATCTCTATGGCTATTACCGTTCCACTTCGTCGTACCGGGTGCGGATTGCGCTGGCGTTGAAGGGCCTCGATTACCAGGCGCTGCCGGTCAATCTGATCGCACCGTCGGGTGGTGAACATCGGCAGCCGGCGTATCTGGCGCTCAATCCCCAGGGCCGGGTGCCGACATTGCGCACCGATGACGGCGCGCTGCTGATTCAGTCGCCGGCGATCATCGAATATCTGGAGGAGCGTTATCCACAGGTGCCGTTGCTGCCGGATGATCTGCTGGCGCGCGCGCGGGTGCGCGGTGTGGCGGCGGTGATCGGCTGCGACGTGCACCCGCTGCACAACGTCAGCGTGCTCAATCGCCTGCGCCAGTCGGGGCAGGATGAGGCGCAAGTGGTGGAGTGGATCAGCCATTGGATCAGCCAAGGGCTGGCGACGGTGGAGCGGTTGATCGGTGACAGCGGTTTCTGTTTTGGCGAATGGCCGTGCGTGGCAGATGTGTATCTGATTCCGCAGCTGTATGCCGCAGAGCGGTTCAACGTCAGCCTGGAGGCTTATCCAAAGATTTGCCGTGTGGCTGCGTTGGCGGCTGAACATCTGGCGTTTATCAAGGCGCATCCAGCCAATCAACCGGACACCCCTTAA